The Paenibacillus pabuli DNA segment AGGCGCTATCATCTTTGCGGCAGGCATGATGATCGAAGCGCTGGTCAGCTTTCTTGAAGGAAACAGCATCAAGCGGAGTATGCCAGCCAAGCTGGAGGATCACCCTGTTGAAAATAAAGGAGACGTTTTCCGCTTTTACAAGCCGCTCCTGTTATCCAGTTTTGTCGCCCTGTTCATCGGACCTGTCATTAATATCGTGCTTGGCAAAACGACGGGTATTGCGCTAGCCATCTCGTCTTTTGCCGTAGCCAGCAGTTTGATGCAGCTCATGTTAAGCTTTTTTACCTACATCCATCAAATTGTGCTGAATTTCTATGAAATCGATGCCAAACTGGTGAAGAAATTCGCACTGGTCACCGGGTTTATTCCTTTTGCCATGACTGCAGCCATAGCCTATACCCCTCTGGGTCCCTGGGTGTTGGAAAATGTAATGAGCGTTCAGGGCAACCTGCTGCAGCAAAGCTTGTGGACACTGCGGGCCTTTGTGCTATTTCCGCTGATTTCGCCTTTTCTCGATTTCAGCAACGGGCTGATCCTGCTGCGGGGACAGACCAAAACGATGTTCCGCTCTCAGACGGCCAATGCGATCTGTACCGTTATCGTATTGCTCATCCTGGTCAGCATATTCCCGGCTTGGAACGGCATGATTGGTGCCGTAGCCCAGTCCCTCGGCCTGCTGGCA contains these protein-coding regions:
- a CDS encoding multi antimicrobial extrusion protein MatE; the protein is MTSSEPLSWRRLFAFFVPLGISASLVTISHVIINSTLARSAHPETVIASYAIAGSLLTLTERPSTLLRQTCSALVRDRLSFQALTFVTKIFLACVLLIGFLIVYSPIGTVVFKYLFGVSPDLLTKVIDVYEILMYVSIFSVIRNIYQGIIITNNRTKWLTIGMLFRLGGMYGLSLYFIYTDSINSGRVGAIIFAAGMMIEALVSFLEGNSIKRSMPAKLEDHPVENKGDVFRFYKPLLLSSFVALFIGPVINIVLGKTTGIALAISSFAVASSLMQLMLSFFTYIHQIVLNFYEIDAKLVKKFALVTGFIPFAMTAAIAYTPLGPWVLENVMSVQGNLLQQSLWTLRAFVLFPLISPFLDFSNGLILLRGQTKTMFRSQTANAICTVIVLLILVSIFPAWNGMIGAVAQSLGLLAELIIVWLVIRRTQKEPSMTALPSGKSPSLKG